A window of the Magnetovibrio sp. PR-2 genome harbors these coding sequences:
- the rpsG gene encoding 30S ribosomal protein S7 translates to MSRRHAAEKREILPDAKYGDQVVTKFMNSLMLDGKKSAAEHIVYGAFDRVESKMKADPLALFHEAIDNVKPSVEVRSRRVGGATYQVPVEVRASRRQALAIRWLVEMARKRSENTMVDRLSGELMDAAQNRGASVKKREDTHKMAEANKAFSHYRW, encoded by the coding sequence ATGTCTCGTCGTCACGCCGCTGAAAAACGCGAAATTCTGCCCGACGCCAAATATGGCGATCAGGTCGTAACCAAATTCATGAACAGCCTGATGCTGGACGGTAAAAAGTCTGCTGCGGAGCATATCGTTTACGGTGCGTTCGATCGCGTTGAAAGCAAGATGAAAGCCGATCCGCTGGCCCTGTTCCACGAAGCCATCGATAACGTGAAGCCGTCCGTTGAGGTTCGCTCCCGCCGTGTTGGTGGTGCAACTTACCAGGTTCCGGTCGAAGTCCGCGCCAGCCGCCGTCAGGCTCTGGCGATCCGCTGGTTGGTGGAAATGGCTCGTAAGCGCTCTGAAAACACCATGGTTGACCGCTTGTCCGGTGAGCTGATGGACGCCGCTCAAAACCGCGGTGCATCTGTGAAGAAGCGCGAAGACACCCACAAGATGGCAGAAGCTAACAAAGCTTTCTCCCACTACCGCTGGTAA
- the rpsL gene encoding 30S ribosomal protein S12, protein MPTINQLIRKPRQAPRVSSNVPALKACPQKRGVCTRVYTTTPKKPNSALRKVARVRLTNGFEVTSYIPGEGHNLQEHSVVMIRGGRVKDLPGVRYHIIRGTLDTQGVSDRRQRRSKYGAKRPK, encoded by the coding sequence ATGCCGACTATTAACCAGTTGATCCGCAAGCCCCGTCAGGCACCCCGCGTGTCGTCCAACGTTCCGGCGTTGAAAGCTTGCCCGCAAAAACGCGGTGTTTGCACGCGCGTTTATACGACGACCCCGAAGAAGCCGAACTCGGCGCTTCGTAAAGTTGCTCGTGTCCGCCTGACGAATGGCTTCGAAGTTACAAGCTACATCCCAGGCGAAGGTCACAACCTGCAAGAACACTCTGTCGTGATGATCCGCGGCGGCCGTGTGAAAGATTTGCCGGGTGTTCGCTATCACATCATCCGCGGCACGTTGGATACGCAAGGCGTTTCCGATCGTCGCCAGCGTCGTTCCAAATACGGCGCTAAGCGTCCGAAGTAA
- a CDS encoding sensor domain-containing diguanylate cyclase: MGKTVPTEDYSHLTHIASRDELRLYELIPNVVWIFDLDRHGWWWGNAAAIEFWGLACVDDLINKDLSDDTQGARDRTKQTFDLAAKNGLTIDPWTTYPGGKPKTLHMMHRAVTVGPDRHRAIIAYINEDVNLGEAPENLLLVEAMRYTSVIVTTFTLDGEPVVENPAATEAYGSIDVEQLPEGLNAFTARFANPEEGKHCLERALAQKGGQWTYVMNTDAGERMHTLDIRMTRHPLNGDYLFMSAEYDVTELHEAQEELRHLAHYDALTGLPSLRLLQDSSQAILSQAQRNKQNVAVMFVDLDGFKSINDTWGHDAGDEVLKEVAERIEAALRESDQVVRIGGDEFAVLATGMDCRNSAGEVASKLIETLSQPFALSDGKTGHIGASIGIAFFPDHGQDMEALLKAADQAMYHAKKAGKGTHHFAEPICGD, translated from the coding sequence ATGGGCAAAACAGTGCCGACAGAAGATTATTCCCATTTAACGCACATCGCGTCGCGCGATGAGCTGCGCCTTTATGAGCTGATCCCCAATGTGGTCTGGATTTTCGATCTGGATCGCCACGGTTGGTGGTGGGGGAACGCGGCCGCGATTGAGTTTTGGGGGCTCGCGTGTGTGGACGATTTGATCAACAAGGATCTGTCCGACGATACCCAAGGGGCGCGGGACCGGACCAAGCAGACCTTCGACTTGGCGGCAAAAAATGGGCTGACCATTGATCCGTGGACGACGTACCCGGGTGGCAAGCCGAAAACACTCCATATGATGCACCGTGCTGTCACTGTTGGCCCGGACCGTCACCGCGCCATCATTGCTTACATCAATGAAGACGTGAACCTGGGCGAAGCGCCGGAGAACCTTTTGCTGGTGGAAGCCATGCGCTACACCTCGGTCATCGTCACCACGTTCACGTTGGACGGTGAGCCGGTGGTGGAAAACCCGGCGGCGACCGAAGCCTATGGCTCAATCGATGTAGAACAATTGCCCGAAGGTCTCAACGCCTTTACGGCTCGCTTCGCCAATCCAGAAGAAGGCAAGCATTGCCTGGAACGCGCGTTGGCACAAAAGGGCGGGCAATGGACATATGTTATGAACACGGATGCGGGTGAGCGCATGCACACCCTCGACATCCGCATGACGCGCCATCCCTTGAACGGCGATTATTTGTTCATGAGCGCCGAATACGATGTCACCGAACTGCACGAAGCCCAAGAAGAGCTGCGCCACTTGGCCCACTATGACGCCTTGACCGGGCTGCCCAGCCTGCGCTTGTTGCAAGACAGTTCACAGGCCATTTTGAGCCAAGCCCAGCGCAACAAACAAAATGTCGCCGTGATGTTCGTCGACTTGGACGGGTTTAAGTCCATCAACGACACCTGGGGGCATGACGCAGGGGACGAGGTTCTCAAAGAGGTGGCTGAGCGTATCGAAGCGGCATTGCGCGAATCCGACCAAGTTGTGCGGATTGGTGGAGATGAGTTCGCGGTTTTGGCGACGGGCATGGATTGTCGGAACTCAGCAGGCGAAGTCGCGTCAAAACTCATCGAGACCTTGAGCCAGCCCTTTGCGCTCAGCGACGGCAAAACCGGTCACATCGGTGCGAGCATCGGCATCGCGTTCTTCCCCGACCATGGACAGGATATGGAGGCTTTGCTGAAGGCGGCAGACCAAGCCATGTACCACGCCAAAAAGGCCGGGAAGGGCACGCATCACTTCGCCGAGCCGATTTGCGGCGATTAA